One segment of Triticum aestivum cultivar Chinese Spring chromosome 2A, IWGSC CS RefSeq v2.1, whole genome shotgun sequence DNA contains the following:
- the LOC123185022 gene encoding protein PELPK2-like — MASRNTALVFLLALLLSCVAMSSAARRLQEQETAPPTEEAPSAPHLTVPRLPDYKLPPMPKFELPPFPEMHLPPFPGTQWKPATRTPTLTGFFFPQPEPEANP; from the coding sequence ATGGCCTCGAGGAACACCGCACTCGTGTTCCTCCTCGCGCTGCTCCTGTCGTGCGTCGCTATGAGCAGCGCGGCGAGGAGGCTGCAGGAGCAGGAGACGGCTCCGCCCACGGAAGAAGCGCCGTCCGCGCCACACCTGACCGTGCCGAGGCTGCCAGACTACAAGCTGCCGCCTATGCCCAAGTTCGAGCTCCCGCCGTTCCCAGAGATGCACCTGCCGCCGTTCCCGGGGACGCAGTGGAAGCCGGCGACGCGCACGCCCACCCTTACCGGGTTCTTCTTCCCGCAGCCGGAGCCGGAGGCCAATCCATGA
- the LOC123185023 gene encoding probable E3 ubiquitin-protein ligase RNF217 → MPSAGAVPFTALLLLAVFSAEEQPFKGLVPESRSGALAGNNVTAAAGAAAMCYRRGGADEEANPGKTVLDVSPLAVCPSPADEKGLSGRAKAWCCWGLAVAMTMVVFVVWPETFIVSPIDPMLTGVDASVVDGDGDGHRELFDCAICMETVPGTLKFSVGSCGHAFCSGCVAQYVAAKLGENVARVKCPDPGCKEGAVEPESCMGIISSDLLDKWGFLLCESLLGAKRVYCPYKECSAPLLADGEAGAAAIVEDECPHCHRLFCARCVAPWHAGVGCREFQELGQDERGREDLLLRRLAGRQRWQRCPKCRMYVEKSEGCNYIKCRCGSSFCYRCASKVSALTHYCNKCKR, encoded by the exons ATGCCGTCCGCCGGGGCCGTCCCCTTCACGGCCCTTCTTCTcctcgccgtcttctccgccgaggAGCAGCCGTTCAAAGGCCTCGTGCCCGAGAGCCGGAGCGGGGCCTTGGCCGGCAACAACGTCACCGCTGCGGCCGGCGCGGCGGCCATGTGCTACCGAAGGGGCGGCGCCGACGAAGAGGCCAACCCGGGCAAGACGGTCCTCGACGTGTCCCCGCTCGCCGTGTGCCCTTCTCCTGCAGATGAGAAGGGTCTGAGCGGGCGAGCAAAGGCATGGTGCTGCTGGGGCCTCGCCGTGGCGATGACGATGGTCGTGTTCGTTGTGTG GCCAGAGACGTTCATCGTATCGCCCATCGACCCCATGTTGACCGGTGTTGACGCGTCGGtggtcgacggcgacggcgacggccacCGCGAGCTCTTCGACTGCGCCATCTGCATGGAGACGGTGCCTGGCACCCTCAAGTTCAGCGTGGGCTCGTGCGGCCACGCCTTCTGCTCGGGCTGCGTCGCCCAGTACGTCGCGGCTAAGCTGGGCGAGAACGTCGCCCGCGTCAAATGCCCCGACCCCGGCTGCAAGGAGGGCGCCGTCGAGCCGGAGAGCTGCATGGGCATCATCTCCTCGGACCTGCTCGACAAGTGGGGCTTCCTACTGTGCGAGTCTTTGCTCGGCGCCAAAAGGGTGTACTGCCCGTACAAGGAATGCTCGGCGCCTCTTCTCGCCGATGGTGAGGCCGGTGCGGCAGCGATCGTGGAGGACGAGTGCCCGCATTGCCACAGGCTGTTCTGCGCCCGGTGCGTCGCTCCGTGGCACGCCGGGGTCGGGTGCAGGGAGTTTCAGGAGCTCGGGCAGGACGAGCGCGGCCGGGAGGACCTCCTGCTGAGGAGGCTCGCCGGACGGCAGAGGTGGCAGCGGTGCCCCAAGTGCAGGATGTACGTGGAGAAATCGGAAGGATGCAACTACATCAAATGCAG GTGTGGAAGCAGCTTCTGCTACAGATGTGCATCCAAGGTGTCCGCGCTAACCCATTACTGCAACAAGTGCAAGCGGTAG